In Lachnospiraceae bacterium, one DNA window encodes the following:
- a CDS encoding type IV secretory system conjugative DNA transfer family protein, with product MSDKEPFIPNPENFEPLTKEQESLRDRRKRLTMQARLDEEKERDHKNLLNEWEENRDHEFEQEPQKEEDAPKVEPLRSSTKKKDKWLDYAKTITEFTGLWIAAALMVIYRILLIPTKIKANDFLDALCIIPSGIVTVQNIKNYIAGERSFDIKTLLDSQKREERRLPLVERRELRPAPNSRLYLEDNPGFVFGKYGLKYIGKQQTLDGHIICIGTPGSGKSSAVAIPTLHMWTGAVFAIDIKGELLKNAPHRYGRCVVDPSDNNSYGYDPFEMLRLVPHDEFTHVLNDILYSIIPENPNIEEPFWDNAARRYLAGAYTWAYYNCMSFVAINKEIYERDMDVFMDRIMSSSCTEAIKHIRHIREASDKTKTSIIQNVLNAIELFATDPAIQRMLTRKKTIKPELLLQGQQIFLEIPEARLKNWKAFTSMMINQFLHAMTSFPEDGKVQTLVLLDEFPQLGKARAVIDGMATLRSKGCTVCLLMQSYSQLDKVYGQTERKIITDNAAYKLILSVMDPATAREISDMVGQHYQTDVTVHTGGLFGGQQPSSGRSKRLTHIIRPEALQNLGDEALLLSPYGFCRVKKAYYFKEDFKNA from the coding sequence ATGAGCGATAAAGAGCCGTTTATTCCGAATCCAGAGAATTTTGAGCCATTGACCAAAGAGCAGGAGAGCCTCCGTGACAGGCGGAAAAGACTGACGATGCAGGCCAGATTGGACGAGGAAAAAGAAAGAGACCATAAAAATTTGTTAAACGAATGGGAAGAAAACCGGGATCACGAGTTTGAACAGGAGCCACAGAAAGAGGAAGATGCACCAAAGGTGGAGCCCTTACGCTCAAGTACTAAAAAGAAAGACAAATGGCTGGATTACGCAAAGACAATTACGGAGTTTACCGGACTCTGGATTGCTGCGGCTCTGATGGTCATCTATAGGATTCTGTTAATCCCAACAAAAATCAAAGCAAATGATTTTTTGGATGCATTATGCATCATCCCATCGGGGATTGTTACGGTGCAAAATATCAAAAATTACATAGCGGGGGAAAGATCGTTTGATATAAAGACACTTTTGGACTCCCAAAAGCGAGAAGAACGCAGACTGCCATTAGTAGAACGCAGAGAATTGCGTCCGGCACCGAATTCCAGGTTATATCTGGAAGACAATCCGGGGTTTGTATTTGGAAAATATGGATTAAAATATATCGGCAAGCAGCAGACACTGGATGGACATATTATCTGTATTGGTACACCAGGAAGCGGAAAATCGAGTGCAGTGGCAATCCCAACTCTGCATATGTGGACTGGTGCGGTGTTTGCGATTGATATCAAAGGAGAGCTGCTAAAAAACGCACCGCACCGATATGGACGGTGTGTAGTTGATCCTTCTGACAATAACAGCTATGGGTATGATCCATTTGAGATGCTCCGTCTGGTGCCGCATGACGAATTTACCCATGTTTTAAACGATATTTTGTATTCCATTATTCCGGAAAACCCGAATATTGAGGAACCATTTTGGGATAATGCTGCCAGACGTTATCTGGCTGGGGCATATACATGGGCTTATTATAACTGCATGTCTTTTGTTGCAATCAATAAAGAGATTTATGAGAGAGACATGGATGTATTTATGGACAGAATTATGTCATCTAGTTGCACGGAGGCCATAAAGCATATACGGCATATCCGGGAGGCATCAGACAAAACGAAAACCTCGATCATCCAAAACGTGCTGAACGCCATAGAGTTATTTGCTACTGACCCGGCAATCCAGAGAATGTTGACGAGAAAAAAGACCATAAAGCCGGAATTGTTGTTGCAGGGGCAGCAGATTTTTTTGGAGATTCCAGAAGCCAGATTAAAAAACTGGAAAGCCTTTACATCCATGATGATCAATCAGTTTTTACATGCTATGACTTCGTTCCCAGAGGATGGCAAGGTACAGACACTGGTTTTGTTGGATGAGTTTCCGCAGTTGGGAAAAGCCAGAGCAGTCATTGACGGTATGGCAACCCTGCGAAGCAAAGGATGTACGGTATGCCTGCTGATGCAGTCTTACAGTCAGTTAGATAAGGTTTATGGTCAGACGGAAAGAAAAATCATTACCGATAACGCAGCGTATAAATTGATCCTGTCTGTCATGGACCCGGCAACGGCAAGAGAAATCTCCGATATGGTTGGTCAGCATTACCAGACAGATGTAACGGTGC
- a CDS encoding transposase: MARSQRKYDHEYKVQAVKLAKEIGGAKAAKELGIPEGTIHTWLKAVRTGQLDIGEGAHTPESAMSLAEELTMLRKRVKDQDKEIRRLKEENEFLEEASAFFAASRRKSLRPKE; encoded by the coding sequence ATGGCACGAAGTCAACGTAAGTACGATCATGAATACAAAGTGCAGGCAGTTAAGCTTGCAAAAGAAATCGGTGGTGCGAAAGCCGCTAAAGAATTAGGAATTCCTGAAGGGACTATCCATACCTGGCTTAAAGCCGTAAGAACCGGACAACTGGATATTGGAGAAGGTGCCCATACTCCAGAATCTGCCATGAGCCTTGCGGAGGAATTAACCATGCTTCGAAAACGCGTGAAAGATCAGGATAAAGAAATTCGTCGTCTGAAAGAAGAAAACGAGTTTCTGGAAGAAGCCAGCGCTTTTTTCGCAGCGAGCCGTCGGAAGTCTCTAAGACCGAAAGAATGA
- a CDS encoding IS3 family transposase: MKFIAIKTDDGTIKGKLAFYCRMLHVSRQGFYKYLSVKDRPWKYQTLADTMLEIHAEDVCNDTYGRVRMFQALTLKRPDGIPIPSERTVYRVMEKIGLSHRPKRNPKGITKADREARKSDDLLKRNFTSEKPLEKCVTDITEIKAKDGKLYVSAIFDCFDSAVLGLAMETTMKATLCQHTVENAFIAYPEIQGAVLHSDRGSQYTSELYRSTLRKYEIIQSMNSAGGRCHDNARCESMWARLKTELLYDRYNSENLTVSELKSLIWRYFISYWNNRRICTTNGGLPPMLKRQRYYDSLRIAA; the protein is encoded by the coding sequence ATGAAATTCATTGCGATTAAGACTGACGATGGCACCATCAAGGGAAAACTGGCTTTTTACTGTCGTATGTTACATGTGAGCCGCCAGGGATTTTATAAATATCTGTCCGTAAAAGACCGTCCGTGGAAATACCAGACGCTTGCAGATACCATGCTTGAAATCCATGCTGAGGATGTCTGCAACGACACCTATGGACGTGTACGTATGTTCCAGGCATTAACTCTTAAACGACCTGATGGCATTCCTATCCCCAGTGAGCGTACCGTTTATAGAGTCATGGAAAAAATCGGTCTCAGTCATCGTCCTAAGCGTAATCCGAAAGGAATTACGAAAGCAGACCGTGAGGCTCGTAAATCGGATGATCTTCTTAAGAGAAATTTCACATCAGAAAAGCCTCTTGAAAAATGCGTGACAGATATCACCGAAATCAAAGCAAAAGATGGAAAACTCTATGTTTCGGCAATCTTCGATTGTTTTGATTCAGCAGTACTGGGGCTGGCAATGGAAACCACGATGAAGGCAACGCTTTGCCAGCATACGGTAGAAAACGCTTTTATCGCATATCCTGAAATTCAAGGAGCAGTGCTTCACTCCGATCGAGGTAGCCAATATACCAGTGAGCTTTACCGCAGCACCCTGAGAAAATATGAAATCATCCAAAGTATGAACAGTGCCGGTGGTCGATGCCATGACAATGCCCGTTGTGAAAGCATGTGGGCGCGTCTAAAGACAGAATTATTGTATGACCGATACAACAGTGAAAACCTGACTGTGTCCGAACTGAAGTCTCTAATCTGGAGATACTTTATCAGTTATTGGAACAATCGGAGGATTTGCACCACCAATGGTGGTCTTCCTCCCATGCTCAAGCGACAGAGATACTATGATTCTCTGCGTATAGCAGCATAG
- a CDS encoding relaxase/mobilization nuclease domain-containing protein, which translates to MPIIKIYPSKRDVSAIINYVSREGTVAETLIETSGCSKDTAEQDFKAIAEYFDKPTDAGNRSYYHMIISYNTTLEKISPEEVRDMAAQLCRDTKIDNYQWYLAVHTDRPDHLHAHVVINNVSYRANKEQHVKVGHSFQSTAGLRKELMDRGNQICKAYGYEHSLVNTRNKAQERLTRCEMALIAKGEISWKDRLRGQIESAKEYAENPAQFQEIMWNRYQVKVEEHKGAYRYIPQEFDRSNSGNQKEEHECRDSRKAKPCHERRLGDLYTKDTIEHYLQQKEKNQEKLHALSLMRREKERSMEYER; encoded by the coding sequence ATGCCTATTATTAAGATATACCCAAGCAAAAGGGATGTGTCAGCAATTATCAACTATGTCAGCCGGGAAGGAACGGTTGCAGAAACTCTTATTGAAACATCTGGATGCAGCAAGGACACGGCTGAACAGGATTTTAAGGCGATCGCAGAATATTTTGACAAACCTACGGATGCAGGAAACCGCAGTTATTACCATATGATCATCAGCTATAATACCACGCTGGAAAAGATCAGTCCGGAAGAAGTGCGGGACATGGCAGCCCAGTTGTGCAGGGATACCAAGATTGACAATTATCAGTGGTATTTGGCTGTCCATACGGATCGTCCAGATCATTTACATGCTCATGTCGTGATTAATAATGTCAGTTATAGAGCAAATAAGGAACAGCATGTCAAGGTGGGACACAGCTTCCAGTCTACGGCGGGGCTGCGAAAAGAGCTGATGGATCGTGGTAATCAGATCTGTAAAGCGTATGGATATGAACACAGCCTGGTCAATACCAGAAATAAAGCCCAGGAACGTCTGACCAGATGCGAAATGGCATTGATTGCCAAAGGCGAGATCAGTTGGAAAGACCGTCTGCGAGGACAGATTGAGTCGGCAAAGGAATACGCAGAAAATCCAGCTCAGTTTCAGGAAATCATGTGGAATCGTTATCAAGTAAAGGTAGAAGAACATAAAGGTGCATACCGTTATATTCCGCAGGAATTTGACCGTAGCAATTCTGGCAATCAGAAAGAGGAGCATGAGTGCAGGGATTCCAGGAAGGCAAAGCCATGCCATGAACGCAGACTGGGAGACCTGTATACAAAAGACACGATCGAGCATTATTTGCAGCAGAAAGAGAAAAATCAAGAGAAGCTGCACGCATTATCGTTGATGCGGCGGGAAAAAGAAAGGAGCATGGAATATGAGCGATAA
- a CDS encoding PcfB family protein: MQDEVNEKTIALYIKTGKLTAQTLQKAMKAILSKGKKQLAKPPQGKQSLKQLMKQNAGVSNIEITEGNIKAFESTAKKYGIDFALKKDATESPPRYLVFFKGRDADVLTAAFKEFSAKKLTQEKKPSIRKLLSTLKEAAQGRNAERAKVKNKDREVSL, translated from the coding sequence TTGCAGGACGAAGTAAACGAAAAGACCATAGCCCTTTACATCAAGACCGGGAAGCTGACCGCGCAGACGCTCCAAAAGGCAATGAAAGCCATACTGTCAAAGGGCAAAAAGCAGCTTGCAAAACCGCCACAGGGCAAGCAGAGCTTAAAGCAGCTTATGAAGCAGAACGCGGGCGTTTCCAACATTGAGATTACCGAGGGCAATATCAAAGCCTTTGAGAGTACGGCGAAAAAGTACGGTATCGACTTTGCGCTGAAAAAGGACGCGACGGAAAGCCCGCCCCGCTATCTGGTTTTCTTCAAGGGGCGGGACGCGGACGTACTGACCGCAGCCTTTAAGGAATTTTCCGCAAAAAAGCTGACACAGGAGAAAAAGCCCTCAATCCGAAAGCTGCTCTCTACCCTCAAAGAAGCTGCACAGGGCAGAAACGCGGAACGGGCAAAGGTCAAGAACAAGGACAGGGAGGTATCGCTATGA
- a CDS encoding MobC family plasmid mobilization relaxosome protein, translating to MKRESKNDFIGIKVSPTQRNQIRQKCQKSGISVSEYMRVCAMQGNVYIYEGLPELVLEVRRIGVNLNQLTHQSHMYRVPPSESALREVAESLEKIRMELKGMQEKAVV from the coding sequence GTGAAAAGAGAATCAAAAAATGATTTTATCGGGATCAAGGTATCACCGACCCAGCGAAATCAGATTAGACAAAAATGCCAGAAAAGCGGTATTTCCGTGTCAGAGTATATGCGTGTCTGTGCTATGCAGGGCAATGTATATATTTACGAGGGACTGCCGGAGTTAGTTTTGGAGGTGCGGAGAATTGGGGTAAATTTAAACCAGTTAACCCACCAGTCACACATGTATCGTGTCCCACCATCAGAATCAGCATTAAGAGAGGTCGCGGAAAGTCTGGAAAAAATCCGTATGGAATTAAAGGGGATGCAGGAAAAGGCGGTGGTATGA